The Actinopolymorpha sp. NPDC004070 genome includes the window GACACATGATGGTCGCCTACGTGCGCGGGCAGTTCAAGGACGTGCACGGGTCGATCGTCGTCGACCCGGACCACCTCGACCGTACGCGGATCGAGGCGGTGATCGACGCGACCAAGGTCTACACCGGTGAGCCGGCCAGGGATGCACACCTGCGCAGCGCGGACTTCTTCGACGTCGACAACCACCCGACCTGGACGTTCACCGGCGGGAAGGTGGAGCGGATCGGCGCCTCGGAGTACGAGGTGACCGGTGACCTCACGATCCGCGGAGTGACCCGCCCGGTCACGTTGCACGTCACCTACCTCGGTCAGTGGGACACGCCGTGGTGGGAGGACGGACGTGACCTCGGTCCGCGTCGCAGAGCCGGGTTCGTCGGGCGTACGAGCATCAACCGGCACGACTTCGGGGTCAGCTGGAACGACTCGGTGGACCGGGGCGGTGTGGTGGTGAGCGATCTGGTGGACGTCACCGTGGACGTCGAGGCAGTACTCCAGCCCGAGCTCGCGGGCGTCTGAGTCCGCGTGCTGCCGCTCGGCGGCACGATGCCCAAACACCAACGGCCGTTGATGCCCGAGCCTCGTGCGAAGCTGGCGGCATGCCCGCCTACGTGATCTCCGAGGCCGACATCGTCGACCATGCCGCCGCCGAGCGCTATCGCACGCTCGCGGCCGAGTCCATCGCCCGCCATGGTGGCCGCTACGTCGTGCGCGGTGCCGAACCCTTCGTACCGGAAGGGAAGTGGACGGAGTCCGCGCGGGTGGTCGTGGTCGAGTTCGCGTCGATGGCACAGGCGCGAGAGTGGTACGACTCCGACGAGTACGCCGAGGCGCTGGCGATCCGCCGGACCGCACTGGACCGCCGGCTGCTCTTCGTCGAAGGAGTCGAGGAACCCGGCATCGGCTAACCTGCTGATCATGCCGACATCCGTGCCCTACGTCGTCGCGGTCGATGCGGGCGGGACGCAGACCAGGGTTGGCTGTTTCACCCTCGAGGGGGTGCTGCTGGCACGGCAGGTCGGGGCAGGTGGGTCGCCCTCGCACAATCACACCGCGGCCGAGAACGTCTGCTCCACGATCGCCGCCGCTGTCACCAGTGGTGGGCTCGCGGTCGAGGACGCGGTCGCGATGACGGCGGGTGTGGCGGGGTACCCCATCGACGGCGATGCGGACTGGATCGGCACGTTCTTCGACGGGTGTGCGCTCACCTGCCCGCAGCACGTGGTCAACGACGCGGTCATCGCGCATCGGGGCGCGCTCGCCGGAGAGCCGGGGATCATCGTCGTGGGCGGCACCGGTTCGATGGTCGCGGCGATCACCGCGGACGGCACGGTGCTCGGCAGTGGGCGATTCCAGCACTATGCCGGCGGAGCACGGCACCTCGTCTACGACGTGATGCATCGCATCCTGCTCGGTGAGCACGTCGACGCGGATCGGAAACTGGTGGAGACGGTGCTGGCGTGGTGGGGAGCCGGCGACGTCACTGACCTTCGGCGGATCGCACTCGGGCTCGGCGGCAAGGACTACAACGACGTGAAGCGCCGCTACGGCGGCCTGGCGCCTGCGGTCACTGCCGCCGTGGACACCTCGCCGCTCGCAGATGGCGCGGTGACCCGCCTCGCGGAGAAGACCGCTGTCGGCGTCCGGCTGCTCGCTCCGTTGGTCAGCGACATCGCCGTGCCGGTGGCATTGGCGGGTGCGCTGGCCACCGACCCCGGATTCGCCGACCGGATCAGCCGGCTGCTGTCCGCAGGATCCGCGCCGAGCATCCGTACGGCCGAAGCCGTCCTCGATCCGCTCGGGGGTGCGGCGCTGATGGCGCTGCAGACGGCCGGAGTGCCGATGACGCCTCAGGTCCTCAGTCGACTTCAGTTCGCGAGAGTCCGCTGAATCCGGTAGCCGTGACTGCCCTGGAAGACGCGGGCCTGCTGTTCTGGCGGCGCCTTCTTCGAGGAGGGCGTCTTTGTCGAGTAGGCGTCCTCAAGCCGGGAGCCCGTTGTGCGACCGGGGTCAGTGCCAGGTTTTTGTCCACAGGTAGCCGATCGGCGTCGAATGCAGTCTCCTTGTGGACAAAAGATTCCTG containing:
- a CDS encoding YceI family protein gives rise to the protein MGESHWVFEPGHTGAEFTARHMMVAYVRGQFKDVHGSIVVDPDHLDRTRIEAVIDATKVYTGEPARDAHLRSADFFDVDNHPTWTFTGGKVERIGASEYEVTGDLTIRGVTRPVTLHVTYLGQWDTPWWEDGRDLGPRRRAGFVGRTSINRHDFGVSWNDSVDRGGVVVSDLVDVTVDVEAVLQPELAGV
- a CDS encoding DUF1330 domain-containing protein, whose product is MPAYVISEADIVDHAAAERYRTLAAESIARHGGRYVVRGAEPFVPEGKWTESARVVVVEFASMAQAREWYDSDEYAEALAIRRTALDRRLLFVEGVEEPGIG
- a CDS encoding BadF/BadG/BcrA/BcrD ATPase family protein — translated: MPTSVPYVVAVDAGGTQTRVGCFTLEGVLLARQVGAGGSPSHNHTAAENVCSTIAAAVTSGGLAVEDAVAMTAGVAGYPIDGDADWIGTFFDGCALTCPQHVVNDAVIAHRGALAGEPGIIVVGGTGSMVAAITADGTVLGSGRFQHYAGGARHLVYDVMHRILLGEHVDADRKLVETVLAWWGAGDVTDLRRIALGLGGKDYNDVKRRYGGLAPAVTAAVDTSPLADGAVTRLAEKTAVGVRLLAPLVSDIAVPVALAGALATDPGFADRISRLLSAGSAPSIRTAEAVLDPLGGAALMALQTAGVPMTPQVLSRLQFARVR